A stretch of the uncultured Cohaesibacter sp. genome encodes the following:
- a CDS encoding LysR family transcriptional regulator → MELRHIRYFLAVAEEKNFTRAAQRVGIAQPPLSQQIKDLEREVGSQLFYRMPHGAELTAAGQAFLEQVHSLPLQAEQALEAARRAARGETGTLNLGITGAGALNPIVSRLIRTFRSDFPDVMFRVKESHSTQLRQDLEKGDLDVAILRPSDRDPPSIVTHQLDSEALIATMSRSRDPTPETREIDLMLLKDTPLILTPPIDGLILHDSAILACQKAGFEPIIGQAAPQIASIMSMVAADLGFSLVPDCMRQLALEDIVYKRLLHPRFQVDIACAILRDNHSPTAQAFTTLARRLRSKHLALSQDEPTLSP, encoded by the coding sequence ATGGAACTGCGCCATATTCGTTATTTTCTGGCTGTCGCAGAGGAGAAGAACTTCACGCGCGCAGCTCAACGCGTGGGCATTGCCCAACCGCCCCTAAGCCAGCAAATCAAGGATCTCGAACGCGAGGTAGGCAGCCAGCTTTTCTATCGCATGCCCCATGGCGCTGAATTGACGGCCGCAGGGCAAGCCTTCCTTGAACAGGTTCACAGTTTGCCATTGCAGGCGGAACAGGCACTGGAAGCCGCGCGCCGCGCTGCGAGAGGCGAAACCGGCACGCTCAATCTTGGCATTACCGGCGCTGGCGCCCTCAATCCCATTGTCTCGCGCCTTATCCGCACCTTCCGCAGCGATTTTCCCGACGTGATGTTCAGGGTCAAGGAAAGCCACTCCACCCAATTGCGCCAAGATCTGGAAAAGGGTGATCTCGACGTGGCCATCCTGCGCCCCAGCGATCGAGATCCCCCAAGCATCGTCACCCATCAGCTCGACAGCGAAGCCCTGATTGCAACCATGTCCCGCAGCCGAGACCCAACCCCTGAGACACGCGAAATCGACCTGATGCTGCTCAAGGATACGCCCCTCATCCTCACGCCACCAATTGACGGACTGATCCTGCATGATTCGGCAATTTTGGCCTGCCAGAAAGCCGGGTTCGAGCCGATCATCGGTCAGGCCGCACCCCAAATTGCGTCCATTATGAGCATGGTTGCCGCCGATTTGGGTTTTTCGCTGGTGCCCGATTGCATGCGCCAACTGGCGTTGGAGGATATCGTCTACAAGCGCCTGCTCCATCCCCGCTTTCAGGTCGATATTGCCTGCGCCATTCTGCGAGACAACCACTCCCCCACGGCGCAAGCCTTCACCACGCTCGCCCGCCGTCTGCGATCAAAACATCTGGCGCTATCGCAAGACGAACCGACACTTTCCCCGTGA